One window of the Salvia splendens isolate huo1 chromosome 1, SspV2, whole genome shotgun sequence genome contains the following:
- the LOC121800687 gene encoding NAC domain-containing protein 21/22-like: MGLRDIGETLPPGFRFYPSDEELVCHYLYKKITNEEVLRGTLVEIDLHVCEPWQLPDVAKLNSNEWYFFSFRDRKYATGFRTNRATTSGYWKATGKDRTVLDPQTKAVVGMRKTLVFYKNRAPNGTKTGWIMHEFRLENPHVPPKEDWVLCRVFHKSRSENSHNFMSPHNFDDPIISSTNNERINITPCGHQNITSLFNHNQSHQHHVGGPNPNPSTTLGLDFDLSRNAHMNNQPYCSSSHGYVHNKLGEATKCEDDYGFLFDFDGSNVASSSLEDMRFVDDSSSVFI; the protein is encoded by the exons ATGGGGTTACGAGACATCGGAGAGACGCTGCCACCGGGTTTCAGGTTTTACCCGAGCGACGAAGAGCTCGTTTGCCATTATCTCTACAAAAAGATCACCAATGAAGAAGTTCTCCGAGGCACTTTGGTCGAGATCGATCTCCATGTTTGCGAGCCATGGCAGCTTCCCG ATGTGGCTAAATTGAACTCGAACGAGTGGTACTTCTTTAGCTTCCGGGATAGGAAGTACGCAACCGGTTTCAGGACCAACCGGGCCACCACATCCGGCTACTGGAAGGCCACGGGGAAGGATCGGACGGTGCTTGATCCTCAGACGAAGGCTGTCGTTGGGATGAGGAAGACTTTGGTTTTCTACAAGAATAGGGCTCCTAATGGGACCAAAACCGGTTGGATCATGCACGAATTTCGCCTTGAAAACCCACATGTCCCACCTAAG GAAGATTGGGTACTATGCAGAGTGTTCCACAAATCAAGAAGTGAAAATAGCCACAATTTCATGAGCCCACATAACTTCGACGATCCCATAATTTCCTCAACAAATAATGAACGTATCAACATTACACCTTGTGGCCATCAAAATATCACTTCGTTGTTCAATCACAACCAATCCCACCAACACCATGTAGGCGGCccgaaccctaaccctagcacCACTCTCGGGCTTGATTTCGACCTATCTCGTAACGCTCACATGAATAACCAGCCTTATTGCTCGAGCTCTCATGGCTATGTCCACAACAAATTGGGTGAGGCTACAAAGTGTGAGGACGACTATGGATTCTTGTTCGATTTCGATGGCTCCAACGTTGCTTCATCGAGCCTTGAAGATATGCGGTTTGTTGATGATAGTAGTTCGGTTTTCATCTAA